Proteins co-encoded in one Marmota flaviventris isolate mMarFla1 chromosome 9, mMarFla1.hap1, whole genome shotgun sequence genomic window:
- the Syvn1 gene encoding E3 ubiquitin-protein ligase synoviolin isoform X1, producing the protein MFRTAVMMAASLALTGAVVAHAYYLKHQFYPTVVYLTKSSPSMAVLYIQAFVLVFLLGKVMGKVFFGQLRAAEMEHLLERSWYAVTETCLAFTVFRDDFSPRFVALFTLLLFLKCFHWLAEDRVDFMERSPNISWLFHCRIVSLMFLLGILDFLFVSHAYHSILTRGASVQLVFGFEYAILMTMVLTIFIKYVLHSVDLQSENPWDNKAVYMLYTELFTGFIKVLLYMAFMTIMIKVHTFPLFAIRPMYLAMRQFKKAVTDAIMSRRAIRNMNTLYPDATPEELQAMDNVCIICREEMVTGAKRLPCNHIFHTSCLRSWFQRQQTCPTCRMDVLRASLPAQSPPPPEPADQGPPPAPHPPPLLPQPPNFPQGLLPPFPPGMFPLWPPMGPFPPVPPPPSSGEAAAPPSTSAAALSRPSGAATTTAAGTGAPAPAPGSAPEASPAPGFPFPPPWMGMPLPPPFAFPPMPVPPAGFAGLTPEELRALEGHERQHLEARLQSLRNIHTLLDAAMLQINQYLTVLASLGPPRPATSVNPAEETASPVVAAASSTSIPSSEATTPSPGASPPAPETEKPPAPESVGAEELPEDGEPDAAELRRRRLQKLESPVAH; encoded by the exons ATGTTCCGCACCGCAGTGATGATGGCGGCCAGCCTGGCGCTGACCGGGGccgtggtggctcatgcctactACCTCAAACACCAGTTCTACCCCACTGTGGTGTACTTGACCAAGTCCAGCCCCAGCATGGCA GTCCTGTACATCCAGGCCTTCGTCCTTGTCTTCCTTTTGGGCAAGGTGATGGGCAAGGTGTTCTTTGGGCAGCTGAGGGCAGCAGAGATGGAG CACCTTCTGGAGCGTTCCTGGTATGCTGTTACTGAGACTTGTCTGGCATTCACCGTTTTTCGGGACGACTTCAGCCCTCGCTTTGTTGCGCTCttcaccctcctcctctttctcaaaTGTTTCCACTGGCTGGCCGAGGACCGTGTGGACTTT ATGGAACGCAGCCCCAATATCTCCTGGCTCTTTCACTGCCGAATTGTCT CCCTTATGTTCCTCCTGGGTATCCTGGACTTCCTCTTCGTCAGCCACGCTTATCACAGCATCCTGACCCGTGGGGCCTCTGTGCAGCTGGTGTTTGGCTTTGAG TATGCCATCCTGATGACAATGGTGCTCACCATCTTCATCAAGTATGTGCTACACTCCGTGGACCTCCAGAGCGAGAACCCCTGGGACAATAAAGCTGTGTACATGCTCTACACAGAGCTGTTCACAG GCTTTATCAAGGTTCTGCTGTACATGGCCTTCATGACCATCATGATCAAGGTGCACACCTTCCCGCTCTTTGCCATCCGACCCATGtacctggccatgag GCAGTTCAAGAAAGCTGTGACAGACGCCATCATGTCCCGCCGAGCCATCCGCAACATGAACACATT GTATCCAGATGCCACTCCTGAGGAACTTCAGGCAATGGACAATGTCTGTATCATCTGCCGAGAAGAGATGGTGACTGGTGCCAAGAGGCTGCCCTGCAACCACATCTTCcacaccag CTGCCTGCGCTCCTGGTTCCAGCGACAGCAGACCTGCCCTACCTGCCGAATGGATGTCCTAAGAGCATCTCTGCCAGCCCAGTCACCACCACCTCCTGAGCCTGCGGATCAGGGGCCACCCCCTGCCCCTCATCCCCCaccactcctgcctcagccccctaacT tcccccagggcctcctgcctccTTTTCCTCCAGGCATGTTCCCGCTGTGGCCCCCCATGGGTCCCTTCCCACCTGTCCCACCTCCCCCAAGCTCCGGAGAGGCTGCAGCCCCTCCATCCACCAGTGCAG CAGCCCTTTCTCGGCCCAGTGGAGCAGCTACAACTACAGCTGCTGGCACGGGTGCCCCTGCCCCAGCACCTGGCTCTGCCCCAGAGGCTAGCCCTGCCCCAggctttcccttccctcctccctggaTGGGTATGCCCCTGCCGCCACCCTTTG CCTTCCCCCCCATGCCTGTGCCCCCTGCGGGCTTTGCTGGGCTGACCCCAGAGGAACTGCGGGCTCTGGAGGGCCATGAGCGGCAGCACCTGGAGGCCCGGCTGCAGAGCCTGCGCAACATCCACACTCTGCTCGATGCCGCCATGCTGCAAATCAACCAGTATCTCACTGTGCTGGCCTCTTTGGG GCCCCCCCGGCCTGCCACTTCTGTCAACCCTGCTGAAGAGACTGCCTCTCCAGTGGTCGCTGCTGCCTCCTCTACCAGCATCCCCAGCTCTGAGGCTACCACCCCATCTCCAGGAGCCTCCCCACCAGCCCCTGAAACTGAAAAGCCTCCAG CTCCTGAGTCAGTGGGTGCCGAGGAGCTGCCTGAAGATGGAGAGCCTGATGCTGCAGAGCTCCGCCGTCGCCGCCTACAAAAGTTGGAGTCCCCTGTTGCCCACTGA
- the Syvn1 gene encoding E3 ubiquitin-protein ligase synoviolin isoform X2, with translation MFRTAVMMAASLALTGAVVAHAYYLKHQFYPTVVYLTKSSPSMAVLYIQAFVLVFLLGKVMGKVFFGQLRAAEMEHLLERSWYAVTETCLAFTVFRDDFSPRFVALFTLLLFLKCFHWLAEDRVDFMERSPNISWLFHCRIVSLMFLLGILDFLFVSHAYHSILTRGASVQLVFGFEYAILMTMVLTIFIKYVLHSVDLQSENPWDNKAVYMLYTELFTGFIKVLLYMAFMTIMIKVHTFPLFAIRPMYLAMRQFKKAVTDAIMSRRAIRNMNTLYPDATPEELQAMDNVCIICREEMVTGAKRLPCNHIFHTSCLRSWFQRQQTCPTCRMDVLRASLPAQSPPPPEPADQGPPPAPHPPPLLPQPPNFPQGLLPPFPPGMFPLWPPMGPFPPVPPPPSSGEAAAPPSTSAALSRPSGAATTTAAGTGAPAPAPGSAPEASPAPGFPFPPPWMGMPLPPPFAFPPMPVPPAGFAGLTPEELRALEGHERQHLEARLQSLRNIHTLLDAAMLQINQYLTVLASLGPPRPATSVNPAEETASPVVAAASSTSIPSSEATTPSPGASPPAPETEKPPAPESVGAEELPEDGEPDAAELRRRRLQKLESPVAH, from the exons ATGTTCCGCACCGCAGTGATGATGGCGGCCAGCCTGGCGCTGACCGGGGccgtggtggctcatgcctactACCTCAAACACCAGTTCTACCCCACTGTGGTGTACTTGACCAAGTCCAGCCCCAGCATGGCA GTCCTGTACATCCAGGCCTTCGTCCTTGTCTTCCTTTTGGGCAAGGTGATGGGCAAGGTGTTCTTTGGGCAGCTGAGGGCAGCAGAGATGGAG CACCTTCTGGAGCGTTCCTGGTATGCTGTTACTGAGACTTGTCTGGCATTCACCGTTTTTCGGGACGACTTCAGCCCTCGCTTTGTTGCGCTCttcaccctcctcctctttctcaaaTGTTTCCACTGGCTGGCCGAGGACCGTGTGGACTTT ATGGAACGCAGCCCCAATATCTCCTGGCTCTTTCACTGCCGAATTGTCT CCCTTATGTTCCTCCTGGGTATCCTGGACTTCCTCTTCGTCAGCCACGCTTATCACAGCATCCTGACCCGTGGGGCCTCTGTGCAGCTGGTGTTTGGCTTTGAG TATGCCATCCTGATGACAATGGTGCTCACCATCTTCATCAAGTATGTGCTACACTCCGTGGACCTCCAGAGCGAGAACCCCTGGGACAATAAAGCTGTGTACATGCTCTACACAGAGCTGTTCACAG GCTTTATCAAGGTTCTGCTGTACATGGCCTTCATGACCATCATGATCAAGGTGCACACCTTCCCGCTCTTTGCCATCCGACCCATGtacctggccatgag GCAGTTCAAGAAAGCTGTGACAGACGCCATCATGTCCCGCCGAGCCATCCGCAACATGAACACATT GTATCCAGATGCCACTCCTGAGGAACTTCAGGCAATGGACAATGTCTGTATCATCTGCCGAGAAGAGATGGTGACTGGTGCCAAGAGGCTGCCCTGCAACCACATCTTCcacaccag CTGCCTGCGCTCCTGGTTCCAGCGACAGCAGACCTGCCCTACCTGCCGAATGGATGTCCTAAGAGCATCTCTGCCAGCCCAGTCACCACCACCTCCTGAGCCTGCGGATCAGGGGCCACCCCCTGCCCCTCATCCCCCaccactcctgcctcagccccctaacT tcccccagggcctcctgcctccTTTTCCTCCAGGCATGTTCCCGCTGTGGCCCCCCATGGGTCCCTTCCCACCTGTCCCACCTCCCCCAAGCTCCGGAGAGGCTGCAGCCCCTCCATCCACCAGTGCAG CCCTTTCTCGGCCCAGTGGAGCAGCTACAACTACAGCTGCTGGCACGGGTGCCCCTGCCCCAGCACCTGGCTCTGCCCCAGAGGCTAGCCCTGCCCCAggctttcccttccctcctccctggaTGGGTATGCCCCTGCCGCCACCCTTTG CCTTCCCCCCCATGCCTGTGCCCCCTGCGGGCTTTGCTGGGCTGACCCCAGAGGAACTGCGGGCTCTGGAGGGCCATGAGCGGCAGCACCTGGAGGCCCGGCTGCAGAGCCTGCGCAACATCCACACTCTGCTCGATGCCGCCATGCTGCAAATCAACCAGTATCTCACTGTGCTGGCCTCTTTGGG GCCCCCCCGGCCTGCCACTTCTGTCAACCCTGCTGAAGAGACTGCCTCTCCAGTGGTCGCTGCTGCCTCCTCTACCAGCATCCCCAGCTCTGAGGCTACCACCCCATCTCCAGGAGCCTCCCCACCAGCCCCTGAAACTGAAAAGCCTCCAG CTCCTGAGTCAGTGGGTGCCGAGGAGCTGCCTGAAGATGGAGAGCCTGATGCTGCAGAGCTCCGCCGTCGCCGCCTACAAAAGTTGGAGTCCCCTGTTGCCCACTGA
- the Mrpl49 gene encoding large ribosomal subunit protein mL49 isoform X1, with translation MNNIHCNSAIRIPTWVLSFPAQSVALVSKSQTQGPPDYPSFVESVDEYHFVERLLPPTSIPKPPKHEHYPTPSGWQPPRDPPPNLPYFVRRSRMHNIPVYKDITHGNRQMTVIRKVEGDIWALQKDVEDFLSPLLGKTPITQVNEVTGTLRVKGYFDEQLKAWLLEKGF, from the exons ATGAACAACATTCATTGTAACTCTGCAATCCGCATCCCTACGTGGGTCCTTAGTTTTCCTGCCCAATCGGTGGCACTTGTCTCGAAG AGCCAGACCCAGGGGCCACCTGATTACCCCAGCTTCGTGGAATCTGTGGATGAGTATCACTTCGTGGAGCGCCTGTTACCTCCAACCAGCATCCCAAAGCCCCCAAAGCATGAACATTATCCCACCCCTAGTGGCTGGCAGCCTCCCAGAG ATCCCCCACCCAACCTACCCTACTTCGTGCGGCGCTCTCGAATGCACAACATCCCTGTCTACAAGGACATCACACATGGCAACCGCCAAATGACTGTGATCCGGAAAGTGGAGGGGGATATCTGG GCCCTACAGAAGGATGTGGAAGATTTTCTGAGCCCACTGCTGGGGAAGACACCTATCACCCAGGTTAATGAGGTGACTGGTACCCTTCGAGTCAAGGGCTACTTTGATGAGCAGCTTAAAGCCTGGCTCCTTGAGAAGGGCTTCTGA
- the Mrpl49 gene encoding large ribosomal subunit protein mL49 isoform X2 — translation MAAAAFRASLRGWTTGVLRGFGLRHQSQTQGPPDYPSFVESVDEYHFVERLLPPTSIPKPPKHEHYPTPSGWQPPRDPPPNLPYFVRRSRMHNIPVYKDITHGNRQMTVIRKVEGDIWALQKDVEDFLSPLLGKTPITQVNEVTGTLRVKGYFDEQLKAWLLEKGF, via the exons ATGGCGGCGGCCGCGTTCCGGGCGTCGCTGCGGGGCTGGACCACTGGGGTCCTGCGGGGCTTCGGGCTGCGGCACCAG AGCCAGACCCAGGGGCCACCTGATTACCCCAGCTTCGTGGAATCTGTGGATGAGTATCACTTCGTGGAGCGCCTGTTACCTCCAACCAGCATCCCAAAGCCCCCAAAGCATGAACATTATCCCACCCCTAGTGGCTGGCAGCCTCCCAGAG ATCCCCCACCCAACCTACCCTACTTCGTGCGGCGCTCTCGAATGCACAACATCCCTGTCTACAAGGACATCACACATGGCAACCGCCAAATGACTGTGATCCGGAAAGTGGAGGGGGATATCTGG GCCCTACAGAAGGATGTGGAAGATTTTCTGAGCCCACTGCTGGGGAAGACACCTATCACCCAGGTTAATGAGGTGACTGGTACCCTTCGAGTCAAGGGCTACTTTGATGAGCAGCTTAAAGCCTGGCTCCTTGAGAAGGGCTTCTGA
- the Fau gene encoding ubiquitin-like FUBI-ribosomal protein eS30 fusion protein — translation MQLFVRAQELHTLEVTGQETVAQIKAHVASLEGIAPEDQVVLLAGAPLEDEATLGQCGVEALTTLEVAGRMLGGKVHGSLARAGKVRGQTPKVAKQEKKKKKTGRAKRRMQYNRRFVNVVPTFGKKKGPNANS, via the exons ATGCAGCTCTTTGTCCGCGCCCAAGAGCTACACACCCTCGAAGTAACCGGCCAGGAGACGGTCGCCCAGATCAAG GCTCATGTAGCCTCACTGGAGGGCATCGCCCCGGAAGACCAAGTCGTGCTCCTGGCAGGCGCGCCGCTGGAGGATGAGGCTACTCTGGGCCAGTGTGGAGTGGAGGCCTTGACCACTTTGGAAGTAGCCGGCCGCATGCTTGGAG GTAAAGTCCATGGTTCTCTGGCCCGTGCTGGGAAAGTAAGAGGTCAAACTCCCAAG GTGGCCaaacaggagaagaagaagaagaagacagggCGTGCCAAGCGGCGGATGCAGTACAACCGCCGCTTTGTCAATGTTGTGCCCACCTTTGGCAAG